One window of the Manihot esculenta cultivar AM560-2 chromosome 14, M.esculenta_v8, whole genome shotgun sequence genome contains the following:
- the LOC110599819 gene encoding protein MICRORCHIDIA 7 isoform X2 gives MEFTVKKEIIDTLRSPKQDPGNDTVSKRPPVLIELDSSSSSSSSSDSDSDSESDNGNNPNAAVSTGPRVSSTGHGVSRKKRKLDELGVVLPVGFLAPLSPAPLALPQSAVDVHLSSTPTAPSGNGNVSSTGQSSKQFWKAGDYEGAPCGDWDSSSGGMDHVRVHPKFLHSNATSHKWALGAFAELLDNSLDEVCNGATYVNIDMLESRKDGSRMLLIEDNGGGMDPDKMRQCMSLGYSAKSKVANTIGQYGNGFKTSTMRLGADVIVFSCCRGKDGKSPTQSIGLLSYTFLRSTGKEDIVVPMLDYERKGREWNKMTRVSSGDWIRNAETIVQWSPFSSEADLLRQDIQLRGVNRDEKNIQMAREFPNSRHFLTYRHSLRSYASILYLRIPPGFRIILRGKDVEHHNIVNDMMLSQEITYKPQHGADGVPIDSNMAAIVTVGFVKDAKYHIDVQGFNVYHKNRLIKPFWRLWNAAGSDGRGVIGVLEANFVEPAHDKQGFERTTVLARLEARLVQMQKTYWSTYCHKIGYAPRRNKKLINEGAVEGSSPDNSFVSSQSKKHTAISGKTPSHSDKFFSHVNQKGGKGSESYARNGDVGYGNGHVSSKGSGKTNTPTKYGRKSRSSERSSPSLEDVSDDDACIARPTKENGMRTTQESSCPEDSSQRVVTQSKTKERDVDNCRSGLSESDLRTIDQLNRENQNLKERLEKNKAKFQGELRHGLQCDKCKSLEMQLKEAQQKIEELNKEQESLIDIFSEERDRRDKEEEKLRKKLKDASNTIQELLDKVRLLEKMKAPNRRGEL, from the exons ATGGAATTTACAGTAAAGAAAGAGATCATCGACACACTGCGTTCGCCCAAACAGGATCCAGGGAATGACACCGTTTCTAAACGTCCTCCAGTGTTGATCGAACTCGATAGCAGCAGCAGCAGTAGCAGCAGCAGCGATTCTGACTCTGACTCTGAGTCGGATAATGGTAACAATCCCAACGCTGCCGTTTCGACGGGACCTAGGGTTTCTTCGACCGGCCACGGAGTTTCCAGGAAGAAGAGGAAGCTCGATGAGTTGGGGGTAGTGTTGCCAGTGGGGTTTCTAGCTCCACTTTCTCCGGCTCCTCTGGCGCTGCCACAGTCCGCGGTGGATGTGCATTTGAGTTCAACTCCGACTGCGCCATCGGGGAATGGCAATGTGAGTTCAACTGGTCAGAGCAGTAAACAGTTTTGGAAAGCCGGAGACTATGAGGGTGCTCCTTGCGGTGATTGGGATTCTTCTTCGG GTGGGATGGATCATGTCAGGGTTCACCCTAAGTTTTTGCATTCTAACGCGACCAGTCATAAGTGGGCTCTTGGAG CATTTGCAGAACTTCTAGACAACTCACTGGATGAG GTTtgcaatggggcaacatatgtGAACATTGACATGCTTGAAAGTAGGAAGGATGGAAGCAGAATGCTTTTGATTGAAG ATAATGGTGGTGGAATGGATCCAGATAAAATGCGGCAGTGCATGTCCTTGGGGTACTCTGCAAAAAGCAAAGTGGCGAACACCATTGGACAAT ATGGCAATGGATTTAAGACTAGCACCATGAGGCTTGGAGCAGATGTTATTGTATTCTCATGTTGTCGTGGGAAAGATGGAAAAAG TCCTACACAGAGCATTGGCCTACTTTCATACACTTTCCTGAGGAGCACGGGAAAAGAAGATATTGTGGTACCCATG CTTGACTATGAAAGAAAAGGGCGAGAATGGAACAAGATGACGCGAGTCTCTAGTGGTGATTGGATCAGAAACGCAGAAACAATAGTACAATGGTCACCATTTTCCAGTGAGGCAGACCTCCTTCGTCAG GATATCCAACTTAGAGGTGTCAATCGAGATGAGAAGAATATACAGATGGCAAGAGAATTTCCAAACTCCAGGCACTTCCTGACTTATAGACACTCATTAAGG AGTTATGCCTCAATTCTCTACTTGAGAATTCCTCCTGGCTTCAGAATCATTCTTCGTGGAAAAGATGTTGAGCACCACAATATAGTGAATGATATGATGCTGTCTCAAGAGATAACTTACAAGCCGCAGCATGGTGCTGATGGGGTCCCAATAGACTCAAAT ATGGCAGCTATTGTGACTGTTGGCTTTGTGAAGGATGCAAAATATCATATTGATGTTCAAGGTTTCAATGTTTATCACAAGAATAGACTCATTAAG CCATTTTGGAGGCTTTGGAATGCAGCTGGAAGTGATGGCCGTGGAGTTATAG GTGTACTGGAAGCTAATTTCGTTGAACCAGCTCATGATAAGCAAGGATTTGAACGTACAACTGTTCTTGCTAGACTTGAGGCTCGGCTTGTACAAATGCAAAAGACTTACTG GTCCACCTACTGTCACAAAATTGGATATGCTCCGCGGCGAAATAAGAAACTCATAAATGAGGGTGCAGTAGAAG GATCTTCTCCTGACAACTCATTTGTATCTTCTCAATCTAAGAAGCATACTGCCATTAGTGGCAAGACACCTTCACATTCAGACAAATTCTTTTCTCATGTAAACCAAAAAGGAGGAAAAGGATCAGAGAGCTATGCGAGAAATGGGGATGTTGGCTATGGGAATGGACATGTATCAAGCAAAGGGAGTGGCAAAACAAATACACCAACCAAATATGGAAGAAAATCAAGGTCTTCTGAACGATCATCACCTTCTCTAGAAGATGTTTCTGATGATGATGCGTGTATTGCCCGTCCTACTAAAGAAAATGGGATGCGTACAACTCAGGAATCTTCGTGCCCTGAAGATTCCTCTCAGCGAGTAGTCACACAATCCAAGACAAAG GAACGTGATGTTGATAATTGTCGAAGTGGCCTTTCAGAATCTGATTTACGCACTATTGATCAACTGAATCGAGAGAATCAAAACCTGAAGGAAAG attagagaaaaataaagcGAAGTTTCAAGGTGAATTGAGGCATGGTTTGCAGTGTGACAAGTGTAAATCACTTGAGATGCAG TTAAAGGAAGCACAGcaaaaaattgaggaattaAACAAGGAACAAGAAAGTCTTATTGATATTTTTTCAGAGGAGAGGGACCGACGAGACAAGGAAGAGGAAAAATTGAGGAAAAAATTGAAG GATGCGTCTAATACCATCCAAGAGTTGCTGGACAAGGTGAGACTGTTGGAAAAGATGAAAGCTCCAAACCGCAGAGGAGAACTATAA
- the LOC110600377 gene encoding auxin-responsive protein SAUR72, with translation MDIGKAMWRKNLFLKAWERCRSLGSGSKKSARNIISSSLIKSKSWHCTTRSIEGDNEKRKRKIKVAPDGCFSVYVGPEKQRFVIKTEFANHPLFKLLLEDAELEYGFNSEGPILLPCDVDLFYKVLAEMDSGEEEIMSIPSWSPLILCSPSRRSTNKGYGAYTPVHRKQLLKLNQL, from the coding sequence ATGGATATTGGGAAGGCTATGTGGAGGAAGAACCTGTTTCTCAAGGCATGGGAAAGGTGCCGATCTCTCGGTTCTGGTAGCAAGAAATCTGCAAGAAATATTATTTCCAGCTCTTTGATAAAGAGCAAATCATGGCACTGCACCACAAGATCAATCGAAGGAGACAATGAGAAGCGAAAAAGGAAGATCAAGGTAGCTCCAGATGGATGCTTCTCAGTCTACGTGGGACCTGAGAAACAAAGGTTTGTGATCAAGACTGAATTTGCTAACCATCCATTGTTCAAGCTGTTGCTAGAAGATGCTGAATTGGAATATGGGTTCAATAGCGAAGGTCCAATATTGCTTCCCTGCGATGTTGATTTGTTCTACAAGGTTTTAGCAGAGATGGATAGTGGAGAAGAAGAGATCATGAGCATCCCTAGTTGGAGCCCATTAATCCTTTGCAGCCCTTCTCGACGCTCCACTAACAAAGGGTACGGAGCCTATACGCCAGTCCATCGCAAGCAGCTGCtaaagttgaatcaattgtaa
- the LOC110599821 gene encoding protein TAPETUM DETERMINANT 1 isoform X2: MRTVSKPRVAVVLVLLISVVLLFMLIVSTAVDYSEGRSMGSSQPVSKGGKSTLFGPHRKLLRRSLAVDEPDRIWGDKCTKADIVINQGATAPLPSGIPTYTVEIMNVCVTGCDISGIHFYCGWFSSARLINPKIFKRILYNDCLVNDGKPLVNGGTLSFQYANTFLYPLSVSSVVCS; this comes from the exons ATGAGAACCGTCTCAAAGCCCAGAGTCGCCGTGGTTTTGGTTCTACTTATCTCCGTGGTGCTATTATTCATGCTTATTGTTTCCACAG CCGTAGATTACAGTGAAGGTCGATCCATGGGATCCAGCCAGCCAGTCTCCAAGGGAGGAAAATCGACTCTATTTGGTCCACACCGAAAGCTTCTTAGACGCT CATTGGCAGTGGACGAACCTGATAGAATATGGGGAGATAAGTGTACGAAGGCCGATATTGTGATAAACCAAGGAGCCACAGCTCCTCTTCCAAGCGGCATACCTACCTACACTGTTGAGATTATGAACGTGTGCGTCACCGGCTGTGATATCTCTGGGATTCACTTTTACTGTGGCTGGTTTAGTTCTGCTCGCCTCATCAACCCCAAGATTTTCAAGCGCATTCTCTACAATGATTGCCTTGTCAACGATGGGAAGCCCTTGGTCAATGGGGGCACACTTTCATTTCAGTATGCCAATACTTTCCTTTACCCACTCTCGGTCTCTTCTGTGGTCTGTTCCTGA
- the LOC110599819 gene encoding protein MICRORCHIDIA 7 isoform X1, with amino-acid sequence MEFTVKKEIIDTLRSPKQDPGNDTVSKRPPVLIELDSSSSSSSSSDSDSDSESDNGNNPNAAVSTGPRVSSTGHGVSRKKRKLDELGVVLPVGFLAPLSPAPLALPQSAVDVHLSSTPTAPSGNGNVSSTGQSSKQFWKAGDYEGAPCGDWDSSSGGMDHVRVHPKFLHSNATSHKWALGAFAELLDNSLDEVCNGATYVNIDMLESRKDGSRMLLIEDNGGGMDPDKMRQCMSLGYSAKSKVANTIGQYGNGFKTSTMRLGADVIVFSCCRGKDGKSPTQSIGLLSYTFLRSTGKEDIVVPMLDYERKGREWNKMTRVSSGDWIRNAETIVQWSPFSSEADLLRQFNLMSDHGTRIIIYNLWEDDQGLLELDFDSDPHDIQLRGVNRDEKNIQMAREFPNSRHFLTYRHSLRSYASILYLRIPPGFRIILRGKDVEHHNIVNDMMLSQEITYKPQHGADGVPIDSNMAAIVTVGFVKDAKYHIDVQGFNVYHKNRLIKPFWRLWNAAGSDGRGVIGVLEANFVEPAHDKQGFERTTVLARLEARLVQMQKTYWSTYCHKIGYAPRRNKKLINEGAVEGSSPDNSFVSSQSKKHTAISGKTPSHSDKFFSHVNQKGGKGSESYARNGDVGYGNGHVSSKGSGKTNTPTKYGRKSRSSERSSPSLEDVSDDDACIARPTKENGMRTTQESSCPEDSSQRVVTQSKTKERDVDNCRSGLSESDLRTIDQLNRENQNLKERLEKNKAKFQGELRHGLQCDKCKSLEMQLKEAQQKIEELNKEQESLIDIFSEERDRRDKEEEKLRKKLKDASNTIQELLDKVRLLEKMKAPNRRGEL; translated from the exons ATGGAATTTACAGTAAAGAAAGAGATCATCGACACACTGCGTTCGCCCAAACAGGATCCAGGGAATGACACCGTTTCTAAACGTCCTCCAGTGTTGATCGAACTCGATAGCAGCAGCAGCAGTAGCAGCAGCAGCGATTCTGACTCTGACTCTGAGTCGGATAATGGTAACAATCCCAACGCTGCCGTTTCGACGGGACCTAGGGTTTCTTCGACCGGCCACGGAGTTTCCAGGAAGAAGAGGAAGCTCGATGAGTTGGGGGTAGTGTTGCCAGTGGGGTTTCTAGCTCCACTTTCTCCGGCTCCTCTGGCGCTGCCACAGTCCGCGGTGGATGTGCATTTGAGTTCAACTCCGACTGCGCCATCGGGGAATGGCAATGTGAGTTCAACTGGTCAGAGCAGTAAACAGTTTTGGAAAGCCGGAGACTATGAGGGTGCTCCTTGCGGTGATTGGGATTCTTCTTCGG GTGGGATGGATCATGTCAGGGTTCACCCTAAGTTTTTGCATTCTAACGCGACCAGTCATAAGTGGGCTCTTGGAG CATTTGCAGAACTTCTAGACAACTCACTGGATGAG GTTtgcaatggggcaacatatgtGAACATTGACATGCTTGAAAGTAGGAAGGATGGAAGCAGAATGCTTTTGATTGAAG ATAATGGTGGTGGAATGGATCCAGATAAAATGCGGCAGTGCATGTCCTTGGGGTACTCTGCAAAAAGCAAAGTGGCGAACACCATTGGACAAT ATGGCAATGGATTTAAGACTAGCACCATGAGGCTTGGAGCAGATGTTATTGTATTCTCATGTTGTCGTGGGAAAGATGGAAAAAG TCCTACACAGAGCATTGGCCTACTTTCATACACTTTCCTGAGGAGCACGGGAAAAGAAGATATTGTGGTACCCATG CTTGACTATGAAAGAAAAGGGCGAGAATGGAACAAGATGACGCGAGTCTCTAGTGGTGATTGGATCAGAAACGCAGAAACAATAGTACAATGGTCACCATTTTCCAGTGAGGCAGACCTCCTTCGTCAG TTTAATCTGATGTCAGATCATGGAAcaagaataataatatacaatCTTTGGGAGGATGACCAAGGATTGTTGGAGCTTGATTTTGACTCTGATCCTCAT GATATCCAACTTAGAGGTGTCAATCGAGATGAGAAGAATATACAGATGGCAAGAGAATTTCCAAACTCCAGGCACTTCCTGACTTATAGACACTCATTAAGG AGTTATGCCTCAATTCTCTACTTGAGAATTCCTCCTGGCTTCAGAATCATTCTTCGTGGAAAAGATGTTGAGCACCACAATATAGTGAATGATATGATGCTGTCTCAAGAGATAACTTACAAGCCGCAGCATGGTGCTGATGGGGTCCCAATAGACTCAAAT ATGGCAGCTATTGTGACTGTTGGCTTTGTGAAGGATGCAAAATATCATATTGATGTTCAAGGTTTCAATGTTTATCACAAGAATAGACTCATTAAG CCATTTTGGAGGCTTTGGAATGCAGCTGGAAGTGATGGCCGTGGAGTTATAG GTGTACTGGAAGCTAATTTCGTTGAACCAGCTCATGATAAGCAAGGATTTGAACGTACAACTGTTCTTGCTAGACTTGAGGCTCGGCTTGTACAAATGCAAAAGACTTACTG GTCCACCTACTGTCACAAAATTGGATATGCTCCGCGGCGAAATAAGAAACTCATAAATGAGGGTGCAGTAGAAG GATCTTCTCCTGACAACTCATTTGTATCTTCTCAATCTAAGAAGCATACTGCCATTAGTGGCAAGACACCTTCACATTCAGACAAATTCTTTTCTCATGTAAACCAAAAAGGAGGAAAAGGATCAGAGAGCTATGCGAGAAATGGGGATGTTGGCTATGGGAATGGACATGTATCAAGCAAAGGGAGTGGCAAAACAAATACACCAACCAAATATGGAAGAAAATCAAGGTCTTCTGAACGATCATCACCTTCTCTAGAAGATGTTTCTGATGATGATGCGTGTATTGCCCGTCCTACTAAAGAAAATGGGATGCGTACAACTCAGGAATCTTCGTGCCCTGAAGATTCCTCTCAGCGAGTAGTCACACAATCCAAGACAAAG GAACGTGATGTTGATAATTGTCGAAGTGGCCTTTCAGAATCTGATTTACGCACTATTGATCAACTGAATCGAGAGAATCAAAACCTGAAGGAAAG attagagaaaaataaagcGAAGTTTCAAGGTGAATTGAGGCATGGTTTGCAGTGTGACAAGTGTAAATCACTTGAGATGCAG TTAAAGGAAGCACAGcaaaaaattgaggaattaAACAAGGAACAAGAAAGTCTTATTGATATTTTTTCAGAGGAGAGGGACCGACGAGACAAGGAAGAGGAAAAATTGAGGAAAAAATTGAAG GATGCGTCTAATACCATCCAAGAGTTGCTGGACAAGGTGAGACTGTTGGAAAAGATGAAAGCTCCAAACCGCAGAGGAGAACTATAA
- the LOC110599821 gene encoding protein TAPETUM DETERMINANT 1 isoform X1, with protein MLPLSCSFDFCYRSLFGKIKKLLVNWLSFSTLKSRYSFSKMRTVSKPRVAVVLVLLISVVLLFMLIVSTAVDYSEGRSMGSSQPVSKGGKSTLFGPHRKLLRRSLAVDEPDRIWGDKCTKADIVINQGATAPLPSGIPTYTVEIMNVCVTGCDISGIHFYCGWFSSARLINPKIFKRILYNDCLVNDGKPLVNGGTLSFQYANTFLYPLSVSSVVCS; from the exons ATGCTTCCACTGAGTTGTTCTTTTGACTTTTGTTATCGTTCTCTGttcggaaaaataaaaaaactcctGGTTAATTGGCTTTCTTTCTCTACACTGAAAAGTAGATATTCATTCTCGAAGATGAGAACCGTCTCAAAGCCCAGAGTCGCCGTGGTTTTGGTTCTACTTATCTCCGTGGTGCTATTATTCATGCTTATTGTTTCCACAG CCGTAGATTACAGTGAAGGTCGATCCATGGGATCCAGCCAGCCAGTCTCCAAGGGAGGAAAATCGACTCTATTTGGTCCACACCGAAAGCTTCTTAGACGCT CATTGGCAGTGGACGAACCTGATAGAATATGGGGAGATAAGTGTACGAAGGCCGATATTGTGATAAACCAAGGAGCCACAGCTCCTCTTCCAAGCGGCATACCTACCTACACTGTTGAGATTATGAACGTGTGCGTCACCGGCTGTGATATCTCTGGGATTCACTTTTACTGTGGCTGGTTTAGTTCTGCTCGCCTCATCAACCCCAAGATTTTCAAGCGCATTCTCTACAATGATTGCCTTGTCAACGATGGGAAGCCCTTGGTCAATGGGGGCACACTTTCATTTCAGTATGCCAATACTTTCCTTTACCCACTCTCGGTCTCTTCTGTGGTCTGTTCCTGA